CTCACATACTGAATTCTTCGTCGAGCTGTAGGTTCATATCATACTGAATTATAGTTTGTTTCATATTCTTGGCTCAAGTGTAATGTCAGGTCTTTGATGGCATCTACAGATCATCGTCTCAAGGATTATGGATGAGTGGAGAGCCTGGGTGGCTTGCTGCGGTGGAAACCGGCGATAGTATCATAGTAATTCCTTTAGTGTTTTCTATTCTGTTGTTGTCCCAAAGCAGGTGAGGGTTAATTTTGTGGCCGTGCCCTTCAGGTCTAATTAATATCTCCTCTTAAGCTTAGTGAAATAACTCCATTTAACTCCCTTTTGTTTCATATGAGCTATTTCATTGTGGCATGTCCATGTGTAACTTAAATGTTTTGATCACCTTGAAAGCAAAGATGGATTGATTTGCTCATTTTTATGTAAAATAGAATTATGTTTTTAAATAAAATCTCTTAAGTCCATCAAATTAATACTAATGGAGGCTGGATCTTGGTGTTCTAATTAATATTTTCTTTGTTCCAATGTATTCGGTCTATCTTTAATTGTCTATAAAGATATGATATGATAGCAATGTTTTAGTGATAAAATAGCATTATCATAAGACAGTTCGTACTGTCATATTTGGTGGCATGGTAGGCATGAATTCGTTGCCGGCGCTTGTTTTGGAAGCTCGCTGATACTTACCAGCTCTACGTGGTCATTAACCATCACTGGTGGTGCAATCCGATCACCCTCATACTATCATACTGAAATCAAGCATGTTTTTTCttctcccgttgcaacgcacgggcaaatttcctaTATAAAACTCATGGAAACTTGGAACCACGGAATTGGAACTGATCCGTTGCCTCTTTTCTACCAACTCCACCGTCCCCTTTCACGTTCCCCACAACAAGGCCCAGCTCCCACCGCTCACGCCATCAACACAGCCCACCTCTCCGTGGAGTAACCCCACTAGCTGACGAGTACCCCACCCGCCAGCGACCCAAGCCCCAGCCCGCTCCAGCTCACCGTCAGCACGCGAGCCCAGGTACCCACCTGCCAGCGACGCACCCACAGGTCATCATCCTCAGGCCGTCACGCGAGCCGAGACACCTGGCGAAAAGGCCAAGAGGAAAAAAATAAAAAGAGTTTGCGGCCAGCCAGATGGGAAGATCTCCGAACTGAACCCGTCTCGCTTTCTCCCTCACGATTTCCGCTCCCCGGTCTCCACATCTCCCCCATTTTTTCTTCCCCTTTTCAAACTCTTCGTCTCTTCCAGCAGCAGCAGCTGCGCCACTTGGACCGCTCCGCCCGCTCCCCGTCCCGCGCCGGCGTTCGCGTTGGCCGGGTCGCCCCGCCCGCCCGCCGACGCCTCCTCGGTTGCTTCGCTTTCCGCAACAGGGGCCTGGACCCCAGATGCGCGTTGGCCTCTTGGGAGGGGGAGGCGAAACGGGCGCGGGTGATTCAGTCGGAGAAGAGGAGGGCGCGGAATGGGGTTCTGGATGGGGCTGGCCATGGGGGTCGCCGCCGGCGTCGCGCTCATCGTCGCCTTCGCCCGCTGCGAGAACTcccgcgccgcccgccgccgccagctGGTAATTAAGCGCCCACCACCACCCGCACCCCTTTTCCTTCCTCGATTTGCGATATGTGCGATTAGGGTAGAACAGCGTGGCGTAGGAGCAGAGGTGGGCCCGCATCCGTACGTGCCTTTTGCGGTGGGATCGTTGAGCTGTTGCCTTCGTTAGGTGGACAGCGCGCTGGGTGTCGCGTTGCTCCTTCTGTCTGTCGGCATAGGTTTTTGGCTTACATGGCCTGCAACTTACAAGCCGAAGCGAGGCGCTCTCTCGCGCGCGGCTTGTTAGATTTTTCTGCTACTACTTGTATGGGATCACTCATTTTAGGGGCACCAGTTCTTGCCGACAGATACGTGCAAGGGAAAGTGCTTGCAAGCAGCCGATATGGTTAATACAGTTGAGCACTTGCAATGCTGGGCACTTCCTGTCACTGTTAGTAAGACTAGACAGTTAGACTTATACTGCTGGCAGGGCACACGTTCTTGCCTACATGACTTGCAACTTATGAGCTTTTTACTACAATGGTAGCATAGTTTGTTTGGTCAAACATAACCTTGTAGGACAGCACTCATTTTGGGGGCTTGATTTTTGCTGACAGATAAGCACAATAGCAAGTGTTTGTAAGAAATATCGTTCATGTAGTTGAAATGCTGACATTTCCTGTCGTTGTCAGTAAGACAGTTAATTTAGGCCAATTATTACCCATGGGATTACTTCTGTATCATCATTTTTTTGTTGAAGAAACTGCATGTTCTATAGATAGAGAAGGCAGTCGTACCCAAATTTGTTCAGAGTATTTGAACCCAGGTGGTGGGATATTAGGATTGTGCATCCACCCACACCTAAGTACCTAACTGAGAATGAGATAGCCCTAGTTACTTCATGTCCATCTTATACTTGGAACACCTCGCTCTGTCAGTGCTATCTTTTTAGATTGCAACCATACCTGAAACTAAATAGGATTTCGCTGGTCATTTGTGCAGGCTGCCACGGTTTCTACTTTCTCTAAGATGACGGTCGAAGATTCACGCAAGTTACTTCCAGGTGACCTGTACCCGTCCTGGGTCGTTTTCTCTACGCAACAAAAGGTATACTTGTTTAGCAATCTCTAGTTAGCTCTACTTCACACTGTAGGTGGATGATCATATGCTGATGCGCGCAATTCTGCAGCTAAAATGGCTTAATCAGGAGCTCACAAAAATATGGCCCTTTGTGAATGACGTAAGCATTTCGTTCCATGTTACCTGAAACCTGGGCTGGAATTGTTTTTATCTGACTTAATTTGaaaacattctcttcttgagcatCTTCTTCTCTGGCCATTCATTGCTGCAGGCAGCGTCTGAGCTCATCAAAGCCTCTGTTGAGCCTGTTCTTGAACAATATAGGCCTGTGGTGTTTGCTGCCCTCACGTTCTCAAAACTCACTCTTGGTACTGTTGCACCACAGTTTACTGGTACGTATTTTCAAGTTATCTTTCACTGTCATCTGTAGATAATTTGTATTTGTTAAGACACTGTACTTTACTCTTTATTTTTTGCCAACACATTGTTCAGACACAAACTTCACTGACCCTATTTAGCATGTTTTAAGCAAGAGTATGACACCAACAAAGCAGACAATAACTGCTGAAGTATGCAGCTGCTGGATATTAGACTGTGTACACGATGTTTGCCTTTTTTCTAGAATCAATAATAGTAAAATGGTTTTGAGGCCTTGAGGGTGCTGATATTAGATTTTGTACATGGTTTTTGCCTTTTTTCTAGAATCAATAATCAGTAATATTAAAATGGTTTTGAGGCCTTGAGGGGGTGGCTGAATGCCTGTTATTAGATGCATATCACCTTGCCAAATACAGAAAATTCCATCCTAATCGATAGAAGGTTGTTATAATGATGTTCCTGCTGTTTATTAAGTGCTCACTACATATTATGCATTTAGAATGCTAGTTTATGTAAACATTTAGTTATCTTCTGACGATTTTGAAGCAGCTCGTTCATTTTGCGGTACTTCATTTTTGTTTTAATTTATCTATTTTCACAGAATATGTGGTGTATGTTTGCAGTTACCTGTTCAATGTTGACCTGTAAGTTTTCCTACCCATCTCGTGCAGGTATTTCAATCATTGAGAGTAACGAAGAAGGTATTGTTATGGAGCTAGAGATGAACTGGGATGCCAATCCAAGTATCATATTAGATGTAAAAACTAGACTTGGCGTTGCACTACCAATACAGGTGATCTATTTCATGTCTACATGGCTCGCACAATTGACCTTTATTTGAGACTGTTGGAATAATATATTTGTCGTCTTGTACATCTAATCTGACATTACACAAACATTTTTTATCAGATTCTACTCTAGTTAACTCATGACCGACATAGGATCATATTGTATTAGCTCATCACCTAATTCATCAGTTTCTGTGGTGCAAAAATTTAAGCTCAATTTGTGCATGGCATCGTGATTTGTGAGGGTCTATATGTACTTTGATTGGGTAGTAAAAGTATGATCATGTTCTGTATGTTGTACACCAAAATGAACTTTATTACTTTACCATAGTGATAGGAGTGCTCTTGCCATATAGGTGAAGGACATCGGCTTCACAGGAGTTTTCCGCTTGATTTTCAGACCGCTGGTTGAAGACTTACCATGCTTTGGAGCTGTTTGTTTTTCTCTTAGAAAGAAGGTTATCTTGTTGTCTATCGTTATTTTTCTCTTTTGCTGAAGCTATCACATCGTTAGCCTAACTATTTTTTCTTCTCGGAAATTATGTTAGAAAAAACTGGATTTTAAACTGAAGGTAATTGGTGGCGATATTTCTGCTATACCTGGAATTTCAGCTGCTCTTGAGGTTTGGCTATACTTTTTTTTTTTACAGCATAGAGTTGGAATTTATCAAAATCCTATGGTTGAGATAGTTGATATCCTTATCCGTTTACAGGACACTATAAAAAATGCTGTTGAAGACTCAATAACATGGCCAGTAAGGAAAATCATTCCTATAATACCAGGGGATTACAGGTAGTTATTGGTTGATTCCTGATTACATTTTGGTGTCATTTACAAAAATAACTGGCACTAAATCACAAAAGAATGACCATAATATACATTTTGTGTCAGTGATTTGGAACTGAAGCCTGTCGGCACATTGGAAGTCAAGCTTGTGCAAGCAAGAGATTTGACAAACAAGGATCTCATAGGGAAATCTGATCCTTTTGCCACTTTATATATCCGACCATTACCAGACAAAACCAAGAGAAGTAAAACAATTGTAAGTATTAGTGTATTACTAATTCCATTCCTTGTTTGTGCGTTCTACTTTTTGGGATTCCTAATAACTTTTGTCGTCATCTGTATAGAACAATGATCTCAACCCCATTTGGaatgaacactttgagtttatTGTTGAAGATGCTGATACTCAGAGCGTGACAGTGAAGATCTATGATGATGATGGTATTCAGGAATCTGATTTGATTGGCTGTGTTCAAGTTAGCCTGAAGGATCTTCAACCAGGCAAAGTAAAGGATGTCTGGTTGAAGCTTGTAAAAGATTTGGATATTCAACGAGACAGGAAAGATCGGGGTCAGGTGAGCCCAATTTTTCAAGAATAGACACCATATCATCATTCTTCATCAGGCATATTGCCAAATTGGGTACATAACATTCTTGTTTGCATGTCACCTCTTCTTGTGACATGACCCCAACAGGTGCACCTTGAACTACTCTATTATCCATATAACATGAAGGATGAGACTCCAAATCCTTTTAAACAACAGTTTTCGATGACCTCCTTAGAGAGGACAATGACGAGTAATGGAAATGGTTCAGGGAGCACAGATTATAGCAGGTTGTCATCAAGGAAGAGAAAGGAAATTATCCTGCGGGGGGTTCTCTCAGTAACTGTGGTATCTGGTGAAGATTTGCCAGCAATGGATATGAATGGCAAGTCTGACCCATATGTTGTGCTTTCTCtcaagaaaacaaaaacaaagtacAAGACAAGGGTAATATCTTTATCAGCTATATTAACAAAATATTTATGCATGGCTATCTCTAACAAGTATAATATCACAATGATAGCCAAAAAATTTCAACTTTTTTGCGAAGTTGACCACCTTTACCTATGCAATGTGCTACCATCAGAATTTCTCAATAGTAGCATGTCCTCACTGTTTCTATCTTGTCACTGACTGCAGGTTGTGACTGAAAGCTTGAACCCAGTTTGGAATCAAACTTTCGACTTCGTTGTCGAAGATGGCTTACATGATATGCTAATGCTGGAAGTATATGACCATGACACTTTCAGTAGAGTAAGTTCTGTTGAAATTTTCATCATAATGCTTTCCAAGTAGTTTTTTCAACTGCAATATGATTCATGTTAGCATAGTAAATGTTGACGACGTTTTCTGTAGGATTACATGGGACGGTGCATCCTGACATTAACTAAGGTTTTGATTGAAGAAGATTACAGCGATAGCTTCCCGTTGGAGGGAGCAAAGACCGGGAAGCTCAACTTGCATCTGAAGTGGTCGCCGCAATCAATCTTCCGTGATTCGGGAGAAGCAGCTTAAAGTTCAGAGGGTTCACATTGGTTCCTCTGGTTTTTGTGGGTGGATATTGTCCATGGTTGGCTTTCTTTCTGAGAACCAGCTGGGTTCAGTCATCGTTTGCTCAGGTGTGAATTAATAGCATCATTTTGACGCGACGCAGAGTTATGGTGTGGATAGCTCGAATTCTGCAGTGTATTGGCAGTGATCAAACGAAATTATGTTTCCCTTGTAATGCCATATGCTCAAAGCACATCTGTAAATCTTGTAGGAACAAATTGAGCTGCTGGAGCTGCTGTGAATGCTTTGTCACTCTCATGAGGATTAATCCATTTTACTAGATGTGACATCTAGCGGCTGGAAATGGCGTGTCTATAAGCCCTAGTTGCTCTTGTCGTCTGAAGTTAACACCCAACAACTGTGGTTCCTATGCAGCATGGTGAAAGGATACCGGTCTATTGCCATCCGAGAGGTGTGAAAACATGAGTCAGTAGATTACTCTAGCAGTCCGATTACTATAGATTACTGGCCATACTTGGTCATTATAGCAGTCTGATTACTCTATCGTTACCGAAGATCATCTGTCAATTTCTTCCCATTTATTGCCTAGGCACGGCAATCAAGTTAGTGTTCGAGTCCCTGTCGGATCATAGACAAACGACTGTTCCAGTGCAGTACACTGATCTCCTGAAGGTTTGAAGGAGCTTTGGTCAGTGGAGTATGGACTGGTTGTACAAGGCACAGTTCTGAGCGAAATGTGCTAGAATGACAAGTCTGAAGTCGTCATAGTCGTCTGCATACCTGCTACTGCAAGCCTTTTCTCATCCTCCATTTTGGCTATGGTGGACTGGTGGTAGTGCGAATGCTTTCGCCTCTGCCGTGAAGGGGCGGTCCGGTTGAGGGGAGACTTCTCCGGAGCTGTGCGAGAGAGGTAGGCGGTTAATTGAGAGATCTGTTTAGCTAATTTGGTAACTGAATTCATTACCCTTTTGTTCAGGATGCCGAGCTGAGCTGTGTTTCTGCCCTCCTTCATTTTTCTCTACCTCCGCGAGCGACTTGGTCTGAGTTAGCTCTCAAGCAAACCTTGCGTCCCTCAGGCTGTCAAGGTGCTATTGCATGACTTGCCAGATTATTTTCAAGTGCTTTCTGCAGTTAGACCTTGATGGACCTAGATCCAGAATTCATTTATTTTTCTTCTACAGTAAAATCCAGAAAATATCACGAATTCCTTCCATAAAGTTGAATGATTAGATTATTACTTTCTTTATTCAGCATGTCCTCACACATATCTTCGGAAACTCTCTATTTAGCCGTCCTTTCGGCCATGGCTTCATCCCCTTTTTACTCATTCTCCAAATAGTATGATAGTTGGATGGCTTGTGCTTCCATAGACCCCCAAGCCTTAAAATAGTGTAAAGTATCATGGTATCGTTTAATCTCAGCAGTCCTTATGTTTCACTCAAGAAAACGTTTTAACCTTGGGGTCTATGGAAGAGCTAGATTGTTTGCTTGGTTTTAGTTCATATATGTATGAGGTTGGCCCTTTAATTTGGCAAGCAGTCATGTAATTTTCTGGAAGAATGGACACTAATATTTGTCTAAATAACTCACTCTGCAGTTCCCAAAGGTAACATACTATGGCTGGACTGATTGTATCAGGAATCGCAAACTCGGTTCTTGAAAAGGCTACCTCATTTGGCCCCGACTGGGCTGTTAATGTGATCGATTCAGCCCGAAACGTTAAAAAGGAGATTGCAGATTTGGAAAGTTCATTGGCATATATGTGCTGTTTTTAGATATTTGAAAATTGATTGATCCGAAGCCCATCTGGTCACCCGATCTAGTCAAGTTGttgctttttttcgataaaggatgctttattactttaataagcaattacatccagcctctgcataaccaggatgcacacagccgttttgttgtctcaagtccaaaaggataaataataaaaactaggcgagatacatatcggaacgatgaatcatataacgcctaaagtgtaggtggggcatctatccgtagactatgctgccacccatgtagggaaaaagtatccctcgtcgtagcctccaaccgtgtacagacctccgtaaatagttgttggttctccactcgctgtagaggtaaccatgaacggagaatacttgtacatctgtagatgacctgcaacaaagaacaatttttgtcattaaagatcttgtcatttctacatagccaaagcgcccagataactgctagcgcccccaccctaagaagcaacttaaaccttgaatctataccatgaagccaattgccaaagacattggcgacactagtcggaggatacaaggtagacgctacttggatgacagaccatatagatctcgcgaactggcactggaagaataagtgtttgattgttttgtcctgatgacaaaaaacacaccgtgtacttccatgccaattccgcttaacaagattgtctttggtgagaataaccccacgacgaagataccatccaaaaattttaatttttaatggtatcttcatcttccaaatcttcttattgtTGTCAACTGGTAAgtcagaaagaaggatcgcattgtagaaagattttacggaaaaggtaccatctacatgaaggttccatctaaattcgtctggttcaggtgataaatgaatatctccgagccgttgaattagggtattccatgccacaagtctttgtccaagtaaaacccgtctgaacgtcacattcggaggtgaggtagccattacagtagcaatggtatcaccttggcgacgAGCAATCCTATACGGAAGCGAGGAATCACATTCACGtaagggtgcattgtctagccaagcatcttcccgagaaccgtatctgtgctccattccttattgagaaagtaccatggcgaaagaatacattttttgtcgccataagaccagcccagaagtgagaatccccaggtttccaaaccacttgggataatgtcttcgaaccgatatactttctctgaagaatagtttgccaagtcccaccctcagtaagtagcttaaacagccatttacccagaagagctgaattcttgacctccaggtcatgaactccaagccctccttgatctttgggactacaaactatactccacttaaccagtcgatatttctttttctcactgtccccttgccaaaagaatctggatcgatagtaatcgagtttatgcagaattcctttcggtaggatgaagaatgataacatatacaataccatatttgtgagtaccgaattaatgagtaccaatcttcctcccagggacaacaatttacctttccaactactaaggcgtttttgtaatctttcttccactaatttccattccgcgattgtaagtctccgataatgaatcggaatacccaaataacgaataggaaattggccttgcccgcaaccaaacaactctgtatacagagccgtatcgttttgggcatcaccgaaacagaacaattcgcttttatggaaattgattttcaatcctgacaactgctcaaaagccgccaaaattaatttcagattttgagctttttcaagttcatgatccataaacagaattgtatcgtcggcatattgaagtatagataaaccaccatcaaccagatgtggaatcactccttcaatctggccatcagccttggcccgctctatgagtatagccagcatatccgctacaatgttaaacaacatcggtgataacggatccccttggcgtaacccttttcgtgtttggaaatagtggccggtgtcatcattaacccggattgcgacactacctccatacacaaaatcatttattagagcgcgccactctggagaaaaacctttcatcctgagtgtctgttgtaggaaagaccaattaactttatcatacgccttttcaaaatctagttttaaaataaccccatgtaatttcttagaatgcatctcatgtaccgtctcatgcaagaccgccactccatcaaggatgttccttccttgcataaaggctgtctgtgatggctggacaacatgatcctcaaccgtattaagtctaatggtggccactttcgtgaaaatcttgaaacttacatttaagaggcaaataggtctatattgttgaatcctttctgcctcattaactttcggtaacaagattacttcaccaaaatttagacgaaataattctagttgtacaatgtgtaggtcactgaacaaatctagaaggtccgatttaatcgtatcccagaaagtttgataaaactccgctggaaaaccatcaggacccggtgctttgttgcattccatttggaaaattgccttctgaacctcttcctcagtataaggtgcggttagtagaccattttcttccatagaaacttgggatatatcgtccgttaagtc
This region of Lolium perenne isolate Kyuss_39 chromosome 2, Kyuss_2.0, whole genome shotgun sequence genomic DNA includes:
- the LOC127336919 gene encoding synaptotagmin-5, with translation MGFWMGLAMGVAAGVALIVAFARCENSRAARRRQLAATVSTFSKMTVEDSRKLLPGDLYPSWVVFSTQQKLKWLNQELTKIWPFVNDAASELIKASVEPVLEQYRPVVFAALTFSKLTLGTVAPQFTGISIIESNEEGIVMELEMNWDANPSIILDVKTRLGVALPIQVKDIGFTGVFRLIFRPLVEDLPCFGAVCFSLRKKKKLDFKLKVIGGDISAIPGISAALEDTIKNAVEDSITWPVRKIIPIIPGDYSDLELKPVGTLEVKLVQARDLTNKDLIGKSDPFATLYIRPLPDKTKRSKTINNDLNPIWNEHFEFIVEDADTQSVTVKIYDDDGIQESDLIGCVQVSLKDLQPGKVKDVWLKLVKDLDIQRDRKDRGQVHLELLYYPYNMKDETPNPFKQQFSMTSLERTMTSNGNGSGSTDYSRLSSRKRKEIILRGVLSVTVVSGEDLPAMDMNGKSDPYVVLSLKKTKTKYKTRVVTESLNPVWNQTFDFVVEDGLHDMLMLEVYDHDTFSRDYMGRCILTLTKVLIEEDYSDSFPLEGAKTGKLNLHLKWSPQSIFRDSGEAA